A stretch of Arachis hypogaea cultivar Tifrunner chromosome 15, arahy.Tifrunner.gnm2.J5K5, whole genome shotgun sequence DNA encodes these proteins:
- the LOC112749110 gene encoding sulfite exporter TauE/SafE family protein 3, translating into MATTQVKHYVTSLGAAATTLAKTWLVLWILVTMFFTVCLAERVLKEKEVADFADDKQTKGILRVVIDFLWQEGKSSYEPVWPEMKFDWRIIVGSIVGFLGAALGSVGGVGGGGIFVPMLALIIGFDPKSSTAISKCMIMGAAGSTVYYNLRLRHPTLDIPLIDYDLALLFQPMLMLGISIGVAFNVMFADWMVTVLLIILFIGTSTKALFKGIETWKKETMLKKEAAKALEAEPKPGDDDSAESEYKRLPSGPTNNIHDEEAPMLQNIYWKESLLLVYVWVAFLIVQIVKTYTKTCSIEYWVLNTLQVPIAVSVTLFEAICISKGTRVIASKGKEFTNWKIHQICLCCACGIIAGIVGGLLGLGGGFILGPLFLELGIPPQVASATSTFAMFFSSSMSVVQYYLLDRFPVPYASYFVMVATFAAFAGQHVVRRIIAILGRASIIIFILALTIFISAISLGGVGIEKMIEKMENQEYMGFENLCKLS; encoded by the exons ATGGCAACTACACAAGTGAAACATTATGTCACTTCTTTGGGTGCTGCAGCAACAACGTTAGCAAAAACATGGCTGGTCTTGTGGATACTTGTTACTATGTTCTTCACTGTCTGTTTAGCAGAAAGAGTGTTGAAAGAAAAAGAGGTAGCGGATTTTGCTGATGACAAACAAACAAAAGGAATTCTAAGAGTGGTCATTGATTTTCTATGGCAAGAGGGAAAGTCTTCCTATGAACCTGTTTGGCCC GAAATGAAGTTTGATTGGAGAATTATTGTGGGATCAATCGTTGGATTTTTGGGAGCAGCGTTGGGCAGCGTTGGAGGGGTTGGAGGTGGTGGGATTTTTGTGCCAATGCTTGCTTTGATCATTGGCTTTGATCCCAAGTCTTCTACAGCCATTTCTAAGT gTATGATTATGGGTGCAGCTGGGTCAACAGTATACTATAATCTGAGGCTTAGACACCCAACTTTAGACATACCCCTTATTGATTATGATCTGGCTCTGCTATTCCAACCTATGCTGATGCTTGGAATAAGCATTGGTGTTGCATTCAATGTCATGTTTGCTGATTGGATGGTCACTGTTTTGCTTATTATCTTATTCATAG GTACATCAACAAAAGCTTTATTCAAAGGCATAGAAACCTGGAAAAAGGAAACAATGTTGAAAAAG GAAGCTGCCAAGGCTTTAGAAGCAGAACCAAAACCTGGTGATG ATGATTCTGCAGAGAGTGAGTACAAACGACTACCAAGTGGTCCAACTAATAATATACATGATGAAGAG GCCCCTATGTTACAGAACATATATTGGAAAGAATCATTACTCCTTGTGTATGTTTGGGTGGCTTTTCTCATTGTTCAGATTGTTAAG ACATACACCAAGACTTGCTCCATAGAGTACTGGGTTCTAAATACATTGCAG GTGCCTATTGCAGTCTCTGTTACACTTTTTGAAGCCATATGCATATCCAAAGGAACTAGAGTGATAGCATCAAAGGGAAAGGAATTCACAAATTGGAAGATTCATCAGATTTGTCTTTGCTGTGCATGTGGAATAATAGCTGGTATTGTTGGTGGACTTCTTGGTCTAGGGGGTGGCTTCATTTTGGGGCCACTCTTTCTAGAACTTGGGATTCCTCCTCAG GTAGCAAGTGCTACATCAACTTTTGCCATGTTTTTCTCATCCTCCATGTCAGTGGTGCAATATTACCTTCTAGATCGGTTTCCAGTACCCTATG CTTCTTACTTTGTTATGGTTGCAACCTTTGCTGCTTTCGCTGGCCAGCATGTGGTGAGAAGAATAATTGCAATCCTTGGCAGAGCTTCCATTATCATCTTCATACTAGCCTTGACCATTTTCATAAGTGCAATCAGCTTAG GTGGGGTTGGAATAGAGAAAATGATTGAGAAGATGGAAAATCAAGAGTACATGGGTTTTGAAAATCTCTGCAAGCTATCTTAG
- the LOC112749108 gene encoding proline-rich receptor-like protein kinase PERK15 — MSSSNSSTLSPPSDDDTPSSDQSPPSPSSSSSSPPSSSSQDDDDSSSSSSPPPSPPSPPPPSQDSSSPSSSSPPAPLPPTPASQDSSPPATRPPGSSSGEALLPSPPGTSPSGSKGLGNLFSDDLGHIVAYVSIGVFFLILLIVAIVCIRRRSKKKKQQQQQKLYYYGGDAPDQQKTNYYYNNNNGGKNQNYYGGGGGPANQEHVVRMPNGMIGMGMVPGPNAGVGAAWGAQQPPQMMMSNGSDLSSNFSMGPPPLPPPSPGITLGLKAGTFTYEELAAATGNFADANMIGQGGFGYVYKGVFPNGKEVAVKTLKAGSGQGEREFQAEIEIISRVHHRHLVSLVGYCIAGGQRMLVYEFISNNTLEYHLHGKDLPTMDWPTRLRIAIGAAKGLAYLHEDCHPRIIHRDIKAANVLIDSSFEAKVADFGLAKLTTDNNTHVSTRVMGTFGYLAPEYASSGKLTEKSDVFSFGVMLLEIITGKRPVDLSGAMDDSLVDWARPLLIRGLEEDGNFGELVDPCLEGNYNKQEMTRMAACASSSIRHSAKKRPKMSQIVRALEGDVSLDDLKNMGKAGATDGSGGGVLNPSGGGSNDYDTMQYNADLQKFRKTVFSSPENTSGSSGERP, encoded by the exons ATGTCTTCCTCCAATTCTTCAACACTCTCACCACCCTCTGACGATGATACTCCCTCTTCTGATCAGAGCCCACCATCACCCTCATCGTCATCATCCTCGCCACCATCCTCGTCCTCCCAAGATGATGatgattcttcatcatcatcgtcaccaccaccatcaccgccATCACCGCCCCCACCCTCCCAAGATTCCTCCTCCCCGTCATCATCATCACCTCCAGCGCCGTTACCACCCACGCCAGCCTCCCAAGATTCCTCTCCTCCTGCTACCCGACCTCCAGGATCATCCTCCGGCGAGGCATTATTACCGTCTCCTCCAGGAACCTCACCATCAGGGTCTAAGGGTCTTGGCAATCTCTTCAGTGATGATTTGGGACACATTGTAGCATACGTTTCAATAGGAGTTTTTTTTCTTATCCTTCTCATTGTTGCCATTGTTTGCATAAGAAGAAGGTccaaaaagaagaagcagcaacaacaacagaaGTTGTACTACTATGGTGGAGATGCACCTGATCAACAAAAAACTAACTActactacaacaacaacaatggtgggaAGAATCAAAATTACTATGGAGGAGGTGGTGGTCCAGCAAATCAAGAACATGTGGTGCGGATGCCAAATGGAATGATCGGAATGGGAATGGTTCCTGGTCCTAACGCCGGTGTTGGTGCTGCTTGGGGTGCACAGCAACCTCCTCAGATGATGATGTCAAACGGCTCAGACTTGAGCTCGAATTTCTCGATGGGGCCTCCGCCTCTGCCTCCTCCGTCACCGGGTATTACATTAGGCCTCAAGGCTGGCACCTTCACCTATGAAGAACTCGCAGCAGCAACAGGAAACTTTGCAGATGCAAACATGATAGGCCAAGGTGGATTCGGTTACGTCTACAAGGGAGTCTTCCCTAACGGAAAGGAGGTGGCCGTTAAGACTCTCAAGGCCGGTAGCGGTCAAGGCGAGCGCGAGTTCCAGGCTGAGATTGAGATCATCAGCCGTGTTCATCATCGCCACCTTGTTTCTCTTGTTGGTTACTGCATTGCCGGTGGCCAGAGAATGTTGGTCTATGAATTCATCTCTAATAACACCTTGGAATATCACCTTCATGGTAAGGACCTTCCTACCATGGATTGGCCTACCAGATTGCGCATTGCCATTGGAGCTGCTAAGGGACTTGCTTATCTTCATGAAGATT GTCATCCTCGCATCATCCATCGTGACATCAAAGCTGCCAATGTCCTTATTGATAGTAGCTTCGAAGCAAAG GTGGCTGATTTCGGATTGGCTAAGCTGACGACAGATAATAACACTCATGTTTCAACTCGTGTCATGGGAACATTCGG GTACTTAGCTCCTGAATATGCATCAAGTGGAAAATTGACAGAGAAGTCTGATGTATTCTCGTTTGGAGTGATGCTATTAGAAATCATAACCGGGAAGCGCCCTGTGGATCTCTCAGGTGCCATGGATGATAGCTTAGTTGACTGG GCGCGGCCACTACTGATACGTGGGTTGGAGGAAGACGGCAACTTTGGAGAATTGGTAGATCCATGTTTGGAAGGAAACTATAACAAACAAGAAATGACAAGAATGGCAGCTTGCGCTTCTTCCAGCATCCGTCACTCTGCCAAGAAGCGTCCAAAAATGAGTCAG ATTGTAAGGGCGTTGGAAGGAGATGTGTCATTGGATGACTTGAAGAATATGGGTAAGGCAGGTGCAACTGATGGTAGCGGTGGTGGTGTCCTGAACCCTTCAGGAGGAGGGAGCAATGACTATGACACAATGCAGTACAATGCTGATTTACAAAAGTTCAGAAAAACAGTGTTTTCAAGCCCGGAAAACAcaagcggtagtagtggtgagaGGCCTTAA
- the LOC112749116 gene encoding ATP-dependent DNA helicase DDM1, whose protein sequence is MAPKDEVKEEDPVESPTSVLEDEDACGVKVEVESDEVQCEEAPELTDTQFNKLDELLTQTKLYSEFLLEKMDDITLTGGEQQSEPEEKKVRGRASKRKAASQCNTTRAKRAVVAMLARSKESVKIEDINMTEEERTEKEQKELMPLLTGGKLKSYQLKGVKWLISLWQNGLNGILADQMGLGKTIQTIGFLSHLIGKGLHGPYMIIAPLSTLSNWKNEISRFAPSLPAIVYHGSWQERDVIRRKHMPVTIGPKFPILITSYEVALNDARKHLRVYPWKYLVVDEGHRLKNSKCKLVKELKWINAQNKLLLSGTPLQNDLAELWSLLNFILPDIFASLEEFKSWFNLSGKCNNGATKEELEETRRGQVVTKLHAILRPFLLRRMKSDVEISLPRKKEIIIYANMTEHQKKLQDHLVNKTLENYFADMKSMGRGIKTLNNLVIQLRKVCNHPDLLESAFDGSWLYPPVNEIVEQCGKFRLLDRLLERLFARKHKVLIFSQWTKVLDILDYYLSEKGFEVCRIDGHVKLDERKRQIHEFNDENSNCRVFLLSTRAGGLGINLTAADTCILYDSDWNPQVDLQAMDRCHRIGQTKPVHVYRLSTAQSVEGRMLKRAFSKLKLEHVVIAKGHFHQDRTMLKVDEMEEQDIMALLRDEDAAEDKLIQTDISDEDLDKLLDRSDLIAQDPNDDDKELKVPCDAFPLKGPGWEVVIPTATGGMLSTLNS, encoded by the exons ATGGCGCCCAAGGATGAAGTGAAGGAAGAAGATCCTGTTGAGTCTCCCACTTCTGTCCTTGAAGACGAG gatgcttgtggtgtgaaagttGAAGTTGAGTCTGATGAAGTGCAGTGCGAGGAGGCACCTGAGCTTACTGATACTCAGTTTAACAAATTGGATGAGCTTTTAACTCAAACCAAGCTCTATTCTGAGTTTCTGCTGGAGAAAATGGACGACATCACACTT ACTGGGGGCGAGCAACAGAGTGAGCCCGAAGAGAAGAAAGTGCGAGGCCGGGCTTCTAAAAGGAAAGCAGCTTCACAGTGCAATACT ACGAGGGCCAAAAGGGCAGTTGTTGCTATGCTTGCAAGATCAAAAGAAAGTGTGAAGATAGAAGATATTAACATgactgaggaggaaagaactgaGAAAGAACAGAAGGAGCTTATGCCTTTACTCACGGGCGGAAAATTGAAGTCTTATCAGCTGAAAGGTGTAAAGTGGTTGATTTCACTCTGGCAAAATGGATTGAATGGGATTCTTGCTGATCAAATGGGTCTTGGGAAGACCATTCAAACAATTGGGTTTCTTTCACATCTAATAGGGAAAGGTCTGCATGGGCCATACATGATAATTGCTCCTCTAAGTACCCTCTCAAATTGGAAAAATGAGATTTCTAG GTTTGCACCATCACTTCCTGCAATTGTCTACCATGGCAGCTGGCAAGAGAGAGATGTAATCCGACGGAAACATATGCCTGTAACCATTGGCCCCAAATTCCCCATATTAATAACTTCATATGAGGTTGCTTTAAATGATGCTAGAAAACATTTAAGGGTTTACCCTTGGAAGTATCTTGTAGTTGATGAG GGACACCGGCTCAAAAACTCAAAGTGTAAATTAGTGAAGGAGTTGAAATGGATTAATGCACAGAACAAGCTTCTTCTATCAGGGACTCCTCTTCAGAATGACTTGGCAGAGCTATGGTCCTTGTTGAACTTCATTTTACCGGATATTTTTGCTTCGCTTGAAGAATTTAAGTCATG GTTTAATCTATCAGGAAAGTGCAACAATGGAGCAAccaaggaagaattagaagagacaAGAAGAGGCCAA GTGGTGACTAAGCTTCATGCCATACTTCGTCCCTTTCTCCTGCGTAGAATGAAGTCTGATGTTGAGATTTCATTGCCAAGAAAGAAGGAGATCATTATCTATGCAAATATGACTGAGCATCAGAAGAAATTGCAGGATCATTTAGTCAACAAGACATTGGAGAACTATTTTGCGGACATGAAGTCAATGG GACGTGGAATAAAGACGCTTAATAATTTGGTTATTCAACTTAGGAAAGTCTGTAACCATCCTGACCTCTTAGAGTCTGCCTTTGATGGTTCAT GGCTTTATCCTCCTGTGAATGAGATAGTTGAACAATGTGGGAAATTTCGTTTGCTTGATCGGCTGTTGGAAAGGTTATTTGCAAGGAAACACAAA GTTTTGATATTCAGTCAGTGGACCAAAGTGTTAGATATACTGGATTACTATTTGAGTGAGAAGGGCTTTGAAGTTTGTAGGATTGATGGTCATGTGAAATTGGATGAAAGGAAACGACAG ATCCATGAATTCAATGATGAAAATAGCAATTGCAGAGTTTTTCTTCTTTCTACTAGGGCTGGTGGACTAGGAATTAACCTTACTGCAGCTGACACATGCATTCTTTATGACAGTGATTGG AATCCTCAGGTAGACTTGCAGGCCATGGATAGATGTCACAGAATTGGTCAAACAAAACCAGTTCATGTTTACAGGCTCTCGACTGCTCAATCTGTAGAG GGTCGCATGCTGAAAAGAGCTTTTAGCAAGTTGAAACTTGAACATGTGGTGATTGCGAAAGGACATTTTCATCAAGATCGCACAATGCTCAAAGTGGATGAAATGGAG GAACAAGATATTATGGCATTGCTTCGGGATGAGGATGCAGCTGAAGATAAATTGATACAAACAGATATTAGTGATGAGGATTTGGATAAGCTGTTGGATCGCAGTGATCTTATTGCTCAGGATCCAAATGATGACGACAAGGAACTCAAAGTTCCATGCGATGCATTTCCTCTTAAAGGACCTGGGTGGGAGGTTGTAATTCCGACGGCAACTGGGGGCATGCTTTCTACTCTTAACAGTTAA